The Cylindrospermum stagnale PCC 7417 genome segment GCTTTTGGTGCTAAACCTAAGTTTTTTAGACTAAGGTGACATCAACCACGGGACAAAAAGTTTTATAGATATTCAAAGTTTGATTAGAGAAAGCCACTACTCCAATCTCTCTTTGCTCAGACTTCCTGGGAAAAGGAACCACCATTAGCAACAGTTACATCGTCAGTCTTGGTTTAGAAGTTATCTAATCCATGAGATACTGACTGCTTTAGCAATCAGTTTGATATATTGCATGGTTAGAAATTAAGAGTGATTTTATTGGTGAAAATGAATCTGCTTGCCAGGCACCTCGGTTTAGGTTGTTATTTATAATTTATAATACTTTTTCTGTGTATAATTGCCACTTTGGCAGATTTCTCCGGGTAATTTATTACTCCCTTCCTGCTGCAAGATTTCCTATTTATTCAGGGCGATGTATCTAGTCTTAATGTAACAAAAGTTTGAATTTCCCTATACTCAGTGAAATTTAAGTATAATTACTATGTAGTCTGTTCGCATTCCGTCCGCTCAATGTTTAGCCTGAAATTAGAAAGGTGAGTAATTAATGAAGAAACAAACACTACTTGGTATCACAGCAAGCTTAACAGTTTTAGGTGTAAACTTCCTACCAGTTAAAGCTCAAAAAACAACAGCCAATCAACCAAATTTTAAACTGGTCAATGCAATCACAGAGACTATTCACAAAGAATTTGCAGATGCTGATTTAAATGAGATTAAAAAAGATATTACATTTCAATATACTGAACTAGATTTAAACCAAGATGGTATCAAAGAAAGTCTTGTTAGCATTCAACAGGGATTTCCCTGCAATAATCGTCATTGTCCTGTCTATATTTATCAAAAAGTCGGTAATAATTATCGCTTCATTTCCTATGTATTTACCTCACGCGGTGAACTGGAAGTAGCTGTACTTCCAAATCGAAATAAAGGCTGGATTAATATTGCTGCTCCTGTGTTCACTTATGAACCAAGAGAAATAGCTTGGAGAGTATTCAAATTTGATGGAAAACAATATCAGCTTACTTCCCAAAAATTGAGATTTAAGCCTAAGCAAATTGTCCTGAGAGAAAATCTTGTCCCCATATTTAATCTAGCAGATTTCCCAGAAACGAATCAAAGCTATAGCGATCCTAAATGAGTCGTGAACACATTTTTTATCATCGAATATTACTTGAATTCTATTGAACACTAAATTGTAAATAACCAGCCATGCTAAAGATTTTGAATCAGCATAGCTGGCTATGATGTACTCAATCAAAGGTGGTGCAGCGTCTATTGAGGCAATAGACTTTTTAAATAAAATCACAGAATTTCAAGGAAACATCTTGAGTTTTTTCTGGGTTTAATTGAGATTTTATTGGTTGAGATTCAGGAAGTTGTTTTACTAACCAATGTTCCATGTTACCACCACGAACTTCTACTTTTTGCTTGCCCACCACCTCAAGATAAGCTAAATCTTTAATTTTGCTTAAACAGCTTGGGGCAAGATTTTTCTCAGTTCTTTTCTCAGCAACTTGGTTGGCAATTGTTATATTTTCATTGTGCTGCGAGTTTGAACGGCTCATGCGGGAGTTTTCTTTGAGTAACCGGTTGTAAGTGCGGTAGGGAATGTAATGTAGAGGATTGTAGCCAACAAACCGCAGCATTAAAACACATGCCCAGGAATACTTGCCGGCAAGGATGGCTTCTACGACTTGGTCAAATTGTTCAGGATGCATTTTCTTATCTAAGTTGCTACTAATGCCAGGAATGTCTTGATTCATAGTGTTAGTTGTCTTGGATGAAGTAAACTCGTCCGGTTTCTTCGAGTGTGAGTGTTTTAATTAGGGTTGACAAACTGCGGAAAAAGAGGTTAGTTTCGGCAATTTTGGCTAGTTTTCTGGGTAATTTTCTCTTTGGCTGGTCGCAGACTACTAGCTTTAGCCGCTATGGGGACAAATGCTGCAAGAGGTTGAGGAGTTAGTGGAGTCTGAGTCATCAAAGCTATGATTTGCCGAGATGGGGTGTGACTGACTTTTTCAATCTTTGCTGTACACACCCAAACTAGCTGGGGATGCAAATTATCATGGTTCATCCCTGAACTGCGGTTTTGGCTCGAAATTTTGACTCTTATAGACATGATGATCATTTCCACTCCTCTAACCTTTGATTGAAAACTTGACTGTTTTGAATCAAGTCTGTTTACTGCATACCATAATTTCCCTGATTCCCTCCGTGGTTCCACAGCCCTCACCCACTGGGATTGGTTGCTAGGGTTGCCACCCCCTATTGGTTACTACTAGGTGTGGCTCTTGGTAGATGCAGTTTTGCCCTGAAGAAAATTTCCTAACCCCTAATTCAATTACTTTCCCTGATTATTTGTTGTGTAAGTTATTGCTAATAAAATCTGAATGTTTTCAGTGAAGTTGCATTTTTATTAGCTTGTCTGGAAAATATATCCCCACCCTGAATCTCAAAACTTACACTTTTATTTATACTATTTTTCGCTGCTCATGTCATCCGGCAATTTTATAGGCTTATAAGTTAATTTTAATCAACATCTTTAGTTAATTCCTGATGTAATTTATCTCTTTATTTTATGCCTTAATATTTAATATGAAACAGGGGGTAACACCCCTCATGCAATCTATTTTAAAGTTATATTTTTCTCAAGTTACTAGGAAATTTTGCTACTAATTTTGCCTGCAAAACCTTACCATACAAGCATTACAGATGCTATCTGCGAAATCTGACTAGACTATATTTATTG includes the following:
- a CDS encoding HetP family heterocyst commitment protein, with translation MNQDIPGISSNLDKKMHPEQFDQVVEAILAGKYSWACVLMLRFVGYNPLHYIPYRTYNRLLKENSRMSRSNSQHNENITIANQVAEKRTEKNLAPSCLSKIKDLAYLEVVGKQKVEVRGGNMEHWLVKQLPESQPIKSQLNPEKTQDVSLKFCDFI